A stretch of the Haloplanus aerogenes genome encodes the following:
- a CDS encoding sugar phosphate nucleotidyltransferase, which translates to MQLDSAVVLAAGEGTRLRPLTKHRPKPLLPAANRPILAYVLDALIDAGIDDLHLVVGYQRDRVQDHVGPTYRGRTVTYHVQEKQLGTGHAVLQARDAIDADFLVVNGDEVVTAAMVEAVMDAHSRTDAATLGIVESDRAAEYGAVRLDGDRIVELVERPQDDTYRLLNAGIYACGPSLLADIESTERRAGELHLTDAIADQIRGGNAVRGVRIEGLWSTATYPWDLLTVARDLLAIGHVDEPERSRGVYVDETASVHDDATLRPPVVVGPDAVIGPGAVVGPDTALGRNTTVDAGAVVEGSVLDIDSRVGSNATVVDAVTGQGVTVGPGATVPGGDADVRVGTTIHENRRLGCVAADRAEIGGGATVAPGTLIGPDASVGTGAHASDIVPGSTEVRR; encoded by the coding sequence ATGCAACTCGACTCCGCGGTCGTTCTCGCGGCCGGTGAGGGGACACGTCTCCGGCCGCTGACGAAACACCGGCCGAAGCCGTTGCTCCCCGCCGCGAACCGCCCGATTCTGGCGTACGTCCTCGACGCGTTGATCGACGCCGGAATCGACGACCTCCACCTCGTCGTCGGCTATCAGCGCGACCGGGTGCAGGATCACGTCGGACCGACCTACCGCGGCCGCACCGTCACCTACCACGTGCAGGAGAAGCAACTCGGCACCGGTCACGCGGTGTTGCAGGCCCGCGACGCCATCGACGCGGACTTCCTCGTCGTCAACGGCGACGAGGTGGTGACGGCGGCGATGGTGGAGGCGGTGATGGACGCCCACTCCAGAACCGACGCGGCGACGCTCGGCATCGTCGAGAGCGACCGCGCGGCGGAGTACGGCGCCGTCCGTCTCGACGGCGACCGGATCGTCGAACTCGTCGAGCGGCCACAAGACGACACCTACCGCCTGCTGAACGCCGGCATCTACGCCTGCGGCCCCTCGCTCCTCGCCGACATCGAGTCCACGGAACGCCGGGCGGGCGAACTCCACCTGACCGACGCCATCGCGGATCAGATCAGGGGGGGCAACGCCGTCCGTGGCGTCCGGATCGAGGGGCTGTGGTCCACCGCGACCTACCCGTGGGACCTGCTGACCGTGGCGCGCGACCTGCTGGCGATCGGCCACGTCGACGAACCCGAACGCTCGCGGGGCGTCTACGTCGACGAGACGGCGAGCGTCCACGACGACGCCACCCTCCGCCCGCCGGTCGTCGTCGGCCCGGACGCGGTGATCGGCCCCGGCGCCGTCGTCGGCCCGGACACCGCGCTGGGGCGGAACACGACCGTCGACGCCGGCGCCGTCGTCGAGGGGTCGGTCCTCGACATCGACAGTCGCGTCGGGTCGAACGCGACGGTCGTCGACGCCGTCACCGGGCAGGGCGTGACCGTCGGCCCCGGCGCGACCGTCCCCGGCGGCGACGCCGACGTGCGCGTCGGCACGACGATCCACGAGAACCGCCGACTCGGCTGTGTCGCCGCCGATCGTGCCGAAATCGGCGGCGGCGCCACCGTCGCCCCGGGGACGCTCATCGGCCCCGACGCGAGCGTGGGCACCGGCGCACACGCGAGCGACATCGTCCCCGGGAGCACGGAGGTGCGGCGATGA